gcagagcaaaataaggttcgaagaaaggctaagaaatatgaaggagagtagatgggcagagaaggtgttccgttatttgtataggaagagcgtggacacacagtggagaaaaagaactagaagactcactagtaaatatacggctggtattgtaagccatatgtcaacaaagagcgttaagggaaaagtcagggaggcggagaggatttactggatggcagctatggagaaaaaaccggctttgagtaactaccgaaagggcaaaaatgaaataaggagggaggcattttacgataattcaaggggaagcgctttactgtttgaagcgagatcgggttgccttagaacgcgtagttataaagcaagattcagtaaagaagaagaacaatgcacatgctgcgggaaagataaggaaacggcggagcatgttctgattgaatgtggagatatccacccaggtgtacgtttgggcacgagcctacaggaagccttgggttttagggacaacaatggaaagctgaacacacccgcgattgaaataagtaagagacggttagagtattggtggcagaaaattagagagaaaggacaaaaataaatattggaaaaataaaatatggacagtgtgccgtaaatggcagagaacttaagctgaaaatttacctttttttccattaagatagaatttatcgaagtagaggcattaggccaacataaaaaaaaaggttttttttttttgtcgagcctggtggcatacttgtcaccaccccgttataaaggggacgctcatagcatccatccatcctaggCGAGGCGCAGTCACTTGGTGATTCAGCGCGTTAGTTCAGCACGTCTGCCGGTATCCTGCGCATCGCTTTGTCTGCAGCTACTGTGCTGCACGTGTACCGGTATACTCTGCTCTGCATTTTCTCGCACGGACCGTTGTGGAGCAGCTGTCTTTACCTGTTCAGGTATTCCGTACCAACAAACATGTAGCTCGTGACATGTCGAAGCGGAGGACGGATTCACACTGTTTTGCTCCGGGTTGCCGAAGCGGCTACCCGGGCGCCCCGAAGGCATCGTTGTTTGCAGCTCCTAGAGAAGACGATCTCCGCAGAAAGTGGGAGCGTAACCTCCGGAGGGATGACAAGCCTCTGACCGAAACATCAGCGGTGTGCGAACATCACTTCGAGCCAAGATATATTCTGCGCGAATATGTGCACGTGATAAATGGCTGTAAAGTGCGCACTCCCCGAGGAAAACCGTAATTGGTGCCTGATGCCGTGCCAACGCTTTTGCCAGGTTGTCCAGCGTACCTTTCCGTCGCTGCGCCCAAGCAAAGACCCGAGAGAAGGAAAGCAGCCAAACCTCCTGAAGGCGCAAGCAGAAAACGGCGCAGGCCTGATGCACCTGACGAAGTGTGCGACGGCGGTGAAATGGAAGACATGGACTTTAATGCTGCCACTAGTGCGCGACTTTCAATTGAAGCTATTCGCACACTTGAAGTTCCTGCAAACTACTGGTGTCGTATAGAAGCAGTTGGCCACTGCGATCTAATATTTGTGACGACAGTGATAAGCAAGCGTACAAAACTGGATATTTTTCATGAAAAAGCTGTGTGCTTTATGTCCACAGAAGGAAAAATTGTAGCCCAAGTCTTCTATCAAGGTGTTTTGTGTCAAGAGAAACCCGTGCAATCCCTTGCTGAGGCCACATCCGTATTGGAAGAAGCTCGAGAAAGCCCTGTCTGCAAGGGAGCAATGTGTAAACAAGAATTCAAGCCGCTTTCCTCTCGGCTGACCGCACATCATCGAGCTGAAGCAAACACTGCTGGACGATCCGTGATCAGCGTACGCTGCTTCCGAAAAGTTTCTTCTGAAGGTAAGTAGACGTGAAGTGCATTAGGATGCCCATAACATTACCACATTGCCTCAGGTATTGAGGGGTGTGATTTTAACGTATGCATTGTTTGTTCATTTGCAGGCTCAAGTTGTGCAGAATGCAAGTCCCTTAGGAAAGCGTTACTGACAAGAAAGTCGTACATTAACTGTCGTGTACACCTGCCTGTAAAGAAAACCCTTTCTTCACGACTGACGCAACAAAAGAAGAAGACTGCACGTCTTCAAAATCAGGCATGTGTGCTTAAGAAAAAGTTGAGTGTCATGCTTGCCAAGAATGTGGCAATCGCAGAAGAAGATTTCAATGCAAAAGTAGCTCTCCTACCAGAGAAGCAGCGTGAGGCAACTCTCCACATATTCAAAGCTTCTTCACGGAAGAGTACTAAAGGCATGATATTTTCAAATGAGTGGGTGCTCGAATGTTTGATTATGAAGCTGAAAAGTGCAAGGTTGTATGAGCacttgagaaaagaaaaaaatcttagTTCTCCCCAGTAAGACTACGCTTCGCAAATATTTAAAATGCTACAGAACTGGGTTTGGATTTAGCAATAAAATCTTTGATGTGCTGAAGCAAAAGACTTGCACTATGGACGAGTTTTCATGCCATGGAGGACTCATCGTGGATGAACTGAAACTCTCGGAGCACCTCTCAGTGAACAGTGAAGGCCGCAATGATGGCTTCGTTGACTTGGGACAGTTTACGTCTGACAAAGATAAGCACAGTGTCTGTGATCACGGTATGGTGATAATTTTTGTGCCCTTTGTTGGCAAATGGACGCAAATACTCGCTGCATTTGCGACTCATGGAAACATAAATGGGAACCTGCTGACGAAGATAATGCTTGAAGCCATCATTTTAGCTGAGAAGGCCGGACTCAAGGTTGATTTCATTACGTCTGATGGTGCCACTTGGAATCGGAAAATGTGGTCTGTGATGGACATCAAAGCATCACTGACAGAAACGAAATGCAGCACATTGCATCCAGTGGACCCAACGCGCAAACTCCATTTTCTGTCGGACTTTCCTCACTTAATTAAGTGCCTGAGGAATGGACTACTAAGGTCGGACTACGAAACACCTGAGGGCCGGGTAAGTTGTTTTTGATCACCAAGCATGCTGTACAACTTTATTGATACAATCTGTTTGTTTCTAACAGTTTCTCACTTTGGTATTCCTTTCAGGTATCTTTACAATTCGTACGCAAAGCTTTGGAACTGGATGGTTGCAGTGTCACATTGCAGGCAATGCATGGAATCACCGGAAGCCACATGAACCCCAACAATTTTGAAAAGATGAGAGTATCTTTAGCTTTTCAGCTTTTCGGAGAAAAAGTGATTCATGGTCTGCAGCTGTACAAGTCAGGAATTGAAGATACCTGTAATGACATCACAGCTACACTAAAGTTTTTCAAGTAAGTGTCATCACATTGTGGTTTTATTGCGATTGCACCTTTCACCTTGCATATGACAGTCTGACTCTTGCTCACAAACACAGATTCATCCTGCTTTTGTTCATTTCACAGGATCATCCATGACCTTGTGCAAATGATGACTTCACGATTTCCAGCTGAAGCGCTGCGCCCAAGTTCAGCAAGTGTTGAGAAGCTGCGATCGTTTCAGGAGTATCTTTCATCATGGGAAGACCACACGAAGGGGCAGAAAGGATTCCTGAGCCAGTCAACAGCAGCTGGGCTGCGAGTGACAGTGTCAAGTGTGCTTTCTTTGCTTCAGTATCTCACTGAGAAGCTAGGCTACAGGTACCTAATGACATCTAGAGTAAGCCAAGATCCTGTTGAGCATGTTTTTGGCATTGTCAGGCAGTCGTCTGGATGTAACACGCACCAAACACCACAGCAGTTTATTAGCACTATCAACTGCTTGAGCTTCAACAATCTTGCTCACTCAGCTTCAAAGGGAAACTGTGAGCCTGCAGTGCTCCATGCCCTTCTACCCGCAAATTCAGGTGCTGAAAATGTTCCATCTGGTAAACAGCGCTTAATGGACAAGTTTATAAACAGTGACAATGTATCTGCCGTGCAGAGCTCGCTCCCACAGAGTGCGCCAGACCATGCGTCATGCATTATATCTGCCAGTGACAACCGGCTAACATTTTATATAGCAGGATATGTAGCTAGAAAATGCCTACTGAAGTCTGGCTGCGAAGAGTGCCGTAAACTTCTTCTAATGCAAAAGGAGTCTGCTGAAAGTCTCAAACACCTTGCGCAATTGACACACATGAAAGACAGAGGTGGCCTGCTTTATCCGTCTAGCCTGTTGTTTAAGTTTGTTCATGATTTAGAAAAAGCCTTCACAACGTGTTTCAGTTTGCTGGAGCTGCACGCTGATAGCATACTCGACATTTTAAGCGAAGTTAAGGCAAAGCAAAAAAATGGGCTTGGTTGTCGTGACCATTCTGAAGGCATTGCAGCTGAGGTCATCGTTTTTTACATCACTACTCGTCTGCATTTCCTAACTAAAAGCGTGAACCAGAATAGTGCTAAAAAACGAGAATCAGCCAAGCACCTAAAGCTCAGTAGATGTTAAGTTCTGCACATGTCCATCTCACGTGTCTTCTTTTTTGCGAATCCTCGTAATAGTTTTGAAAAGCTGTTAAACTAGTgaaatttattttgttattttgtattttttgtactcttccaaccatcacaataaataaaaagatgttCCTGTTTTCATTTTCGATGCTGAGCACTGTGTCCTTACCATGACCTTCTATGTAATAAGCCAGCACCAAAACTATAGTGGAAGCGCGCCGTAAGCTTGTGATGGTGATGAGCAATCGCTTTGTAGCGAATGTTATTAGCGCGTGTGGtaaatatgaatatatatatatatatatattcttggccAAACTATGTATATACAAACCGCTGAGCCACGCAATAACTAACCTAGCAATTTTACGTTTGCATGAGCCAGGAAGCAAACACGCGCGTTAGAATTGACCATAGCTGCAACTCAGAAGGAGCCAGCGACGGCCGGTCAACGCAGCCGAAGCtcctaggatggatggatggatggatatggctgtaccctttagatcgggcggtggctagcgccaccaagccgtaatacctaatgaaccaaaaactatatttatttttttcccttaaaaagtgagtttgaggattcgtactttgcagtgaagagtttaattttcactcgtgtcttgactttagccaccaatcagataacctccttctggttaagtctacacgcttaaaatttattttgccctcccggtccctaaaccccagtgctttgaaatcaAGGAAATGGAGCAGTGGCGCCACCTCGCGCCATCCGTGTGAAAGGCTGGCGCCAGAGCCTGGCCGGTCGCACCACTAGAgtacttctagttcactataatacagacatttttttttttgtctcttgggcGGGGACGTGTTCTGACAGCATGACTTCAGTTTTCAAGGCGCCCCTACAGTTTGTCTAGCTGACCGATATTGTCTAAATACACGAATAAAAGTTTCATCGCTTGCATCTGTTGCGTGAAGCTGGAGAAAGGGCCCAGGACACAATCAACTAATAAAGTTCTTTGGGTTAACAGATGCATGCAGTGCTCATAGAGCGCACGCTCATCGGCACACGCTCGGCACTCAAACAAAATATGTTCTACAGTTTCTATGGAGCCACAGCTATTGCAGTATATATGGACTGTCTACTTGACCGAAGCGATACCGTAAATTGTTTCCATAAGCACTGTTGAGCCAGAGACGGTGGTAGAGAGTTTTCAGGTGTTGAGGGATTCGGGATGGGAGTCTAGTCCTTGGATGTGGGTACACTCTATGCTCTGCTGGCATCTGTACGTGCTATTTCTTCGTCGTGTTGCCCGCGTGCGCCACCTCCCTACTACACACGTTCTCCTAGCCACGCACAGACCGCACGTGCAGCTGCATGCCACACGAAAGCTGGAAGGGGTGGGAGAGTAATTctttaaaaaaatagaaaaattggcagatcttccctacagtgggaatcgaaaatatgcgaagcacgaatgagaaatgttgacatgtcattttaaaatcagcacaacgttacgaggtgcaggtaaatgatgccgcacatgacttacgtgtcatgattatcatgtttgcatgtgtcgtttaccttcgtcatcttttcacgtcacgtgatagcaaatttagtatgtgtggagctagcgaaacggccgcgagtgcatcatgaagggcccaatatactccaatgcagcgttgacgcgcgcgcatgccgcgcacagcgacgctacgttagcaaaacgccaggcgCGACTGCAACGTCCGTccacgcggcccgacggcaaccggcgcaaaatgcgacacgctgcatttcgcgccgatgcgttacccagagaacactgcatctccctcttttcgtgacggatggacgccggaagcgctgaaacatgcatgcgtgaaagcaacgcggcgcgcgcctgccagTGTATacgcaggaccggcgcctggcgtggcaacgcaggcgtgacgcgacgacatgaacgccggtgagcgcgCGAATCgcgtcaagtcgaaatgtattgccaccttgactgtggcatgtagtcatgttgtttcatgacacgcatatcatgatattcatgttagggtctgccgcttgtgttcgccatgcaacaaTGCCActccatacgagttttgcaacatgccatgtgaaggaaaccaccgcaagagctgcaggaccatgaaatgtaaatcatggcatacatgtcatgattttcatgttacgactagtcaaatatgttcttcatacagagacgttatgccataccaagtttgatattgataccattatcgaaacggccaggagagctaaaagtcgtaggcggatagatagatagatagatagatagacagatagatagatagatagatagatagatagatagatagatagatagatagatagatagatagatagatagatagatagatagatagatagatagatagatagatagatagatagatagatagatagatagatagatagatacgctcaacgtcgcagaagttcgctaagaagttcACTTTTAAAAAGTAAGAAAATGAATTATGGGGCGCACGATAACTGTCTCTCATGTGAGGACACGTCAACTGATACACTCGCGGGGAAACGGAGACTGAAAAGACAGTAGCAAGGTAAAAGAGAGAAGatatgagagagagaaaacacgaagtaaaaaaaagttggggTAAATGGTGGAGGAGAAAGTCCAGGAGAAAAGAAAAACTCGCGTGATGGCAGGACAAACGCTCGGAGGGGCGCTCGGCAAGTGGGCAAAGCTAAAGCCCCTGAGGACGtataaataaagttattttcatccatccatccatcctggcaAAGTGGCTTTGGGAGAGGATACCACCGGAGTGTCGCGAAGTAAAGAGCGATAGCAGCAATCACCGCTTTTTGATAATCAAACGCGTCAAACATCCGCTATAACGGCACCGTTTTGAAAGATTCGTATGTCTCTGTGTTCGTTGTTCACTTGCGCATCATAACCACTCCGCCACAACTGAATTTCTACCTCAGGATTATATAGAGGTCCTCTAAGAGAGGCCCTGCTTGTTTAATAAAGTGCCTATAGAGAGAACACGTTTTAAATAAAATATTCGTAGTGTAACTGATACAAGCAAGGAAAGAAGGAGGAGACAAAATAGGGCGCCAAATGGCATACCAAGAAGCGATTAGGTGAACATAGGGTGGTGCTTGGTTGAAGGAAAGAGGGGGTAGGAAAGGGCCCACTGTAGACGAAATATGCTTTAGCAGAGTGTGACGTCGCCCAACGTCAGCAATTTCCGGCTGTGTCTTTGTTTTAAttggctgtgtttttttttatattttacgcTAGATGAACCATTATATGGCTGGTACGCTGGTAGAGCTACGCTGGTagagggattgattgattgatatgtggggtttaacgtcccaaaaccactatatgattatgagagacgccgtagtggagggctccggaaatttagaccacctggggttctttaacgtgcacccaaatctgagcacacgggcctacaacatttccgcctccatcggaaatgcagccgccgcagccgggattcgaacccgcgccctgcgggtcagcagccgagtaccttagccactagaccaccgcggcggggcaaactgGTAGAGGGATCTGGCGCAAAAAGATAACTGCAGAATATCAATAAAAAATGGCAggacatccacggagtgaatgataaagaGAGGGGCGAAGAATCcggccgtccattcgttcttgcttccgtccgtccatgcgtgcgtctgtgtggctgcccgtgcgtccatccacccgtccgtgcatctgttcgtgcgtccgcacgtccatctgtgcgtccgtccatgcgttcgtccatgcatccgctcctgcgtccgtccacgcgtccatctgtccatgtagccatccgtgcgtccgtccacacatctgtctgtgtatccgtccTTCCACcttttcaacactccaagtaccaccatctcgcatcttttcatcatatattcctcatatagaagcaccgccatccagcgcacattccaaggactaaacgagaggtggcacacgcacactttcttacggcttgcgcttcgggtctgcttcccacctttaaccacctcgagttcatggtatatactagttcactgtattcatggcactgcggcccaacgctcgctaaacctttttaaaaccaaggaggttacgcccagcgagtataacgtagcaaccctttcttgtcagctagtgctcaatgtacatgccaatagctgttaatggggaatgagagacaggagaattcggcttttagttaacgtgcacactgcgaattttttactgttcaacaacacacaggagatatctcccaccggcaccaccttgcaggtcaaaatataagactggttacacactactactacgactacgagggaggAACGAGTGGCGCTATgcagagcttcgcccctaataatgcCGTAACTATGTTTTGCTTCTATGCCACTGCGAAGCAGCCATATCGGCGTAGGCACTAACACGCTCTTTCAATTTTCTGATGGTGTGAAGAACACTCGTACAACGAATGTGTTGCGCACGCGCGTTGGTTTGATAGTGAAGCCAGATGTCATTGTCAACATTCATACGACCTTCTAGTGATGTGTCCGATGCCATGCAATGTCATTACTATTTAGAGTAGTGCAGCATCGTGAGTAGTGTTGGTGTTTAGGAGAGCCGTGTCGAAAAGCCCCAAGAACAACCGTTCAGCGGTACGTAGAAGCCATAATCAGAAACGAAGCGGAACAGGGAAGGCAGGTAAGTTAATTAAGTTAACCTGCAGCTATTGTCGATCTGCATTTCTGCGGCCTTGTCAAAATGTAGGCGTAGTGACGCCTCTCGTTACTTTATTCACTAGCTTAACTTTGTACAGCATCGGTTGGCCAGCCGCGGCGATTGGTCAGGCTTGGCTGCTGACCTTTAGGGTGCGGGTTCGATGCCAGCCGTGGTGGGCTTATTTTCAGTGGAAGTGAGATGGCTATGGCCCCGTGTACATAAATTTAAGTGCACGCGTTAAGAAAACGCTGGTGGGATAAGCTATGGGCGTATATAGTTGAGGGCACCAGAAATTTCAAACACTTGATGTCCTTTACAATGTGCTGAAATCGCATGCCAAGGTCCttttgtcacaatgcagaaacatcagcagtcgaatccagctagggaactcactttaattgtaccagaacactggcaaactgatgttgttgttgttgttgccccttcgcactggcacatacccactatgggggattggccatgaaatctagaagtatcctaaatgatatatattaaaaggtttatccttaatgaaaaaactaatgatgtaatagaaaataataattaactaaaaaggaatattaaactaaacaaataattaaagattgaatcaagaagagaaaaggtgaggtaatactacagtggaagacagaaattttgagtagaccagacaatcgagcttatctcacccggtcacaatcaaatgaatatgcaaatttcattcaaaattagacaagtgtcgtcagaaatatatttaagcaggcattattatgacatgcgctttgattctcgaatgaaattgcatacagcatcgaatacgctcctgtggcaatgtcccaagctaaaggcaccgaaacttagaacattatctgcagttaaatttaaacctactgcttgaaaaggaacaattaaaagtcttttcctaattaatgaatagtttttacatgttataaagtaatgctctattgtttccgtttcttcacagaatggacacaggggggatatcgccagaccagctctgtgcaagtaaaagtttaatggagggacacggcatcgaaatttggttaaaataacttctaactttttagattgactccactgaggtttccaggggtatgttaggtgctgatagtccgtatatttagtaatattttccataatatccgtataaatagcaaactgatcggaagagaacctcgtcttcttctctcgctgcgcgtgttcttcgttgtactcttggtgctgcatattcaatgtggcatttgcccccctccatagagcagcgtcccgatgctcttttacaaaagacggtgtagtagatgcatggtgtaaatcagtcaaaaaagtagggcttcattcgcacaacgtgcacgatttctggtttttgctggcgggttgtcgaggggctgtcaggaacgaccacgtaattaacgtcgctcaggcgttgtaaaactgtgtaggggccaaaatacttcttcatcaatttttcagacagtccccggcggcggataggactccacacccagactttgtcgccggcccgatagacgacatgtcggtgtcgcagattataacgttgggcgtcataattttgctgctgggtgattcggacgcgcgcaagctgcctcgcttcttctgctcgttggataaaagatgcagcttccaaatcgatgtcattgcagtcgtgcagtaacaaggcgtcaagcatcgtcgtcacttcacggccatgaaggagactgaacggccttcttcgtgtagtttcttgctgcgctgtattatcggcgaacgtgatgtacggtagaatgtcgtcccagttcttgtgatccacgtcaacgtacatactcaacatgtcggcaatagtcttgttgaggcgttctgttaagccgctggtttgtgggtgataggaagtggttttccgatgggctgttccactgagctcaagcactgtttTCAGGAGCGTGGctgtgaaagcggcacctcgatccgttattatgattgttggagcaccgtgcctcaggacgatattttctacgaagaatcgtgcggtttcaacggcggtgccacttgacaaagcctttgtttccgcatagcgtgtaagataatcagtggcgaatattacccacttgttgccagcatgggaagtcggatatggtccaaggagatccattccaatttgggcaaaaggtaccgtgggcacgaattggttgtaatagtccagctggttttaaagggtggcgattttcgtcgttggcaattgaggcacgtgcgcacgtaatgcttcacaatagctggaagtcttggccagtagtatttctgttggattctggccaatgtgcgtgtgtatcagagatgaccagacgttggctcatcgtggcaagcacaaagtatttTCTCACGAAGTGatgtcggaacgacaagtaggtgggtgcttcctctgggagaaaagttcttcttatagagaacaccactacgtaagcagaatgacggcaggctccttgcaaatcttctagggacggttgttgtccggccattcaaaaattcaataagaggaagcaactcactgtcttctttctgcttgcacgaaatcgtagtggtgtcaacgactcctacaaacgccatgctgtcatcttctgtgtcatcgtcgcgctttatcggtgaccttgataagcaatcggcgtcggcgtgctgccgtccggacttatacacgaccgtcatatcaaactcttgaaggcgtaagctccaccgtgatagccgaccagacgggcctttcaagttggtcagccagcagagggaatgatggtcgctgactacgtggaaggaacgaccatagaggtacggacgaaacttcataaccgcccatacgacagcaagacactctttttccgttgtggagtagttggactcggtgcgggaaagcgtcctactagcatatgcgatcacacgctcggctgagtcttgccactggacgagtacagcgcctaaacccacgttgctggcatctttATGGACCATGGtgggagcatcctcatcaaagtgagcaagcacaggcggagtctgcaggcgttgtcggagatcgtcaaatgccacctgttgatcgtcgccccatgtgaatgaaacgtcttctcttgtgagtcgtgttaacggcgaggctatgtgggagaaattggcaataaaccttcagtagtatgcgcataggccaaggaaacgcctgactgctttcttgtcttttggtaccggaaattttctgacggctgcaatcttatcgggatcaggtcgaacaccttcatggctcaccacatggcctaaaaattgaagctctttgaaaccgaaatgacacttctcgggtttcagtgtcacgccggcagaccttattgccctgaataccgatagcagcctgctcaggtgttcctcaaatgtttttgaaataacaatgacgtcgtccagatagaccagacatgtctgccacttaaggcctgacagaacggtatccatcagtctctgaaatgttgcgggggctaagcacaatccgaatggcaagactttaaattcataaagcccgtcaggcgttacaaaagccgttttttctctatctcgctcgtcgacctcaatttgccaatacccacttttgaggtccattgacgaaaagtagcgcgcatacctcagcctgtcgagtgaatcatcgatgcgcggtaatgggtacacgtctttctttgtcacacggttcagcttgcggtagtcgacacaaaatcgcaagcttccgtctttctttttaaccagcactaccggcgatgcccaaggacttcttgacggctggatgacgtcatcatcgagcattttcttcacatgttcctggattgcttcacgctctttcggtgctacgcggtatgggttctgtcgtattggccttgccatctcctccgttattatccgatgctttgtcagtggcgtttgactgacacTTGAGGACGATGAAAAaaagtctttgaactggtgaagaagatctactagacgctg
Above is a window of Rhipicephalus microplus isolate Deutch F79 chromosome 1, USDA_Rmic, whole genome shotgun sequence DNA encoding:
- the LOC119179828 gene encoding uncharacterized protein LOC119179828, with amino-acid sequence MVIIFVPFVGKWTQILAAFATHGNINGNLLTKIMLEAIILAEKAGLKVDFITSDGATWNRKMWSVMDIKASLTETKCSTLHPVDPTRKLHFLSDFPHLIKCLRNGLLRSDYETPEGRVSLQFVRKALELDGCSVTLQAMHGITGSHMNPNNFEKMRVSLAFQLFGEKVIHGLQLYKSGIEDTCNDITATLKFFKIIHDLVQMMTSRFPAEALRPSSASVEKLRSFQEYLSSWEDHTKGQKGFLSQSTAAGLRVTVSSVLSLLQYLTEKLGYRYLMTSRVSQDPVEHVFGIVRQSSGCNTHQTPQQFISTINCLSFNNLAHSASKGNCEPAVLHALLPANSGAENVPSGKQRLMDKFINSDNVSAVQSSLPQSAPDHASCIISASDNRLTFYIAGYVARKCLLKSGCEECRKLLLMQKESAESLKHLAQLTHMKDRGGLLYPSSLLFKFVHDLEKAFTTCFSLLELHADSILDILSEVKAKQKNGLGCRDHSEGIAAEVIVFYITTRLHFLTKSVNQNSAKKRESAKHLKLSRC
- the LOC142767046 gene encoding uncharacterized protein LOC142767046; this encodes MEDMDFNAATSARLSIEAIRTLEVPANYWCRIEAVGHCDLIFVTTVISKRTKLDIFHEKAVCFMSTEGKIVAQVFYQGVLCQEKPVQSLAEATSVLEEARESPVCKGAMCKQEFKPLSSRLTAHHRAEANTAGRSVISVRCFRKVSSEGSSCAECKSLRKALLTRKSYINCRVHLPVKKTLSSRLTQQKKKTARLQNQACVLKKKLSVMLAKNVAIAEEDFNAKVALLPEKQREATLHIFKASSRKSTKGMIFSNEWVLECLIMKLKSARLYEHLRKEKNLSSPQ